One Salifodinibacter halophilus DNA segment encodes these proteins:
- a CDS encoding ABC transporter ATP-binding protein: MVDEISAFMQSGERTVLFATHVMEEVSRLADYVVLLSAGEFLGFYEKDALLEEWRAFWVESPPDRAVPGVVSVEEAG; encoded by the coding sequence GATGGTGGACGAGATCTCGGCCTTCATGCAGTCCGGGGAGCGCACCGTGCTCTTCGCCACGCACGTCATGGAGGAGGTGAGCCGCCTGGCGGACTACGTGGTTTTACTGAGCGCCGGGGAGTTCCTGGGGTTCTACGAGAAGGACGCGCTGCTTGAGGAGTGGCGGGCCTTCTGGGTGGAGAGCCCGCCGGATCGGGCTGTCCCCGGCGTCGTGAGCGTGGAGGAGGCTGG